One Nocardioides aromaticivorans genomic window carries:
- a CDS encoding DUF302 domain-containing protein, whose translation MDSTDFTLGATLDASYDETVARVRALLADAGFGVLTEIDIRATLQAKLGVEVPAQLILGACRPELAHRALQVEPRVAALMPCNVVVADAGEGRTRVDVMDPALIASLAPDPRLAEVAAEGRARLTGMMEALTATAAPDGSNR comes from the coding sequence ATGGACAGCACCGACTTCACGCTGGGAGCCACCCTCGATGCGTCGTACGACGAGACGGTGGCGCGCGTGCGCGCCCTGCTCGCCGACGCCGGCTTCGGCGTCCTGACGGAGATCGACATCCGCGCCACGCTCCAGGCCAAGCTCGGCGTGGAGGTGCCCGCACAGCTGATCCTCGGCGCCTGCCGGCCCGAGCTGGCCCACCGTGCCCTGCAGGTCGAGCCGCGCGTGGCGGCGCTGATGCCGTGCAATGTCGTCGTCGCCGACGCAGGGGAGGGGCGCACCCGCGTCGATGTCATGGACCCTGCGCTGATCGCCTCACTGGCGCCGGACCCCCGGCTCGCCGAGGTGGCCGCCGAGGGTCGTGCCCGGCTGACCGGGATGATGGAGGCACTGACCGCGACTGCAGCACCTGACGGGAGCAACCGATGA